The Flavobacterium sp. HJ-32-4 genome contains a region encoding:
- a CDS encoding RNA polymerase sigma factor: MEQHKHDIDRLVSLCREQDRGAQFQLYKLYSKAMYNTALRILRDEHAAEDAMQEAFLKAFTKLDHFRGEVTFGAWLKRIVVNESIDQLKKADKRQETDLEPILYKTEDEASTGDEGFSFRDLQMQQVRQALQQLKDSYRTVLTLLFIEGYDQEEIQEILNINAGNCRTLISRAKDSLRVKLQLVS, from the coding sequence TTGGAACAGCACAAACACGATATCGACCGATTGGTCTCCCTTTGCAGGGAGCAGGACCGCGGCGCGCAGTTCCAACTCTATAAGTTATACAGTAAGGCGATGTATAATACGGCGTTACGTATCCTCCGGGACGAGCATGCGGCGGAGGACGCGATGCAGGAAGCCTTCCTGAAAGCCTTCACGAAACTCGATCATTTTCGGGGTGAGGTGACCTTCGGGGCCTGGCTGAAGCGCATCGTGGTGAATGAAAGCATCGATCAATTGAAGAAAGCTGATAAGCGGCAGGAAACCGACCTTGAACCGATCCTCTATAAAACCGAGGACGAGGCCTCGACCGGAGACGAAGGATTTTCCTTCCGTGACCTGCAAATGCAGCAAGTGCGCCAGGCGCTGCAACAATTGAAAGACAGCTACCGCACCGTCCTGACGCTTTTGTTCATTGAAGGATACGACCAGGAAGAAATCCAGGAGATCCTGAACATCAACGCCGGAAATTGTCGAACACTGATCAGCCGGGCGAAAGACAGCCTGCGGGTCAAATTGCAACTGGTATCATGA
- the nhaA gene encoding Na+/H+ antiporter NhaA has protein sequence MSRILSTLLHNEKTSGFLLIGCTLLSIGAATFWGATYLHFWHSKVAGEPLEYWVNDGLMTVFFLLVGLELRQEIKSGELSSRKKALLPIVCAIGGMVVPAGLYFAAASGTPYASGAGIPMATDIAFALGILSLCGRRAPASLRIFLTALAVIDDLGAILVIALFYTQSVSLLYLGISLGIFGLLLLLQLFQVGRLWPYLIGGTIMWYFMLHSGVHATITGVLVALTIPMESRKGKTPPSKWLEAFLHAPVNLFILPLFALANTAIPIESGLLATLTTPYSLGIAAGLVIGKPLGVLAAGFAAVRTRVCKLPKNAGWRHMAGVGLLAGIGFTMSIFITLLAFDDAEAIMGAKLAILLSSLAAGGLGYVLLARRA, from the coding sequence ATGTCCCGAATCCTGTCCACCTTACTACACAACGAAAAAACCTCCGGCTTCCTGCTGATTGGGTGCACGCTGCTGTCGATTGGCGCAGCGACGTTTTGGGGTGCGACGTATCTGCACTTCTGGCACTCGAAGGTAGCGGGCGAACCGTTGGAGTATTGGGTCAACGATGGGCTAATGACCGTGTTTTTCCTGTTGGTCGGACTCGAACTGCGGCAGGAAATTAAGTCGGGCGAGCTTTCCTCGCGTAAGAAAGCCTTGCTGCCGATAGTGTGTGCCATTGGCGGCATGGTCGTACCGGCCGGTCTGTATTTTGCCGCTGCGTCGGGCACGCCGTACGCCTCAGGTGCCGGCATCCCCATGGCGACCGACATTGCGTTTGCCCTGGGTATTCTCTCGCTGTGCGGACGACGAGCGCCTGCCTCACTTCGCATTTTCCTCACGGCCCTTGCCGTTATTGACGATTTGGGCGCCATCCTGGTGATCGCGCTGTTCTATACCCAATCGGTGTCCCTGCTGTATCTTGGCATTTCGTTGGGCATCTTCGGCTTGTTGCTGCTCTTGCAATTGTTTCAGGTAGGGCGGTTGTGGCCGTATCTCATCGGTGGCACCATCATGTGGTATTTCATGCTCCATTCGGGCGTGCATGCCACGATTACGGGCGTTTTGGTTGCCCTTACCATTCCGATGGAAAGCCGAAAAGGGAAAACGCCTCCTTCCAAATGGCTGGAGGCTTTCTTACATGCCCCGGTCAACCTTTTTATCTTACCTCTTTTTGCCTTGGCGAACACCGCGATTCCGATTGAAAGCGGGTTATTGGCGACACTGACGACGCCGTATAGTTTGGGGATTGCTGCCGGACTTGTCATCGGAAAGCCTTTGGGCGTGCTGGCGGCCGGATTTGCTGCGGTGCGCACGCGGGTGTGCAAACTACCCAAAAACGCGGGTTGGCGTCACATGGCCGGTGTGGGCCTGCTGGCCGGTATCGGTTTCACGATGTCGATTTTCATTACCTTGCTGGCTTTCGATGATGCGGAAGCGATTATGGGCGCGAAACTGGCCATCCTGTTGTCAAGCCTTGCAGCGGGCGGTTTAGGGTATGTTTTGCTGGCGCGACGGGCGTAA
- a CDS encoding alpha/beta fold hydrolase yields MDCFRYLLSVFLVLGAWQSGTAQTAVKRQDWASVCQTLDATPYAGYEFRMRAAIRMENGRKGSVGSLWARVDKSDGTNGFFKNAADVIRATGDWKVQEITGTLDATASLLNVGAYCQNGADYYYDNFTLEVRKGKEKWKTVPLQNAGFEQGNPETDGWKSGIGTTALFTVQDFAYDFSTTQPFAGSRCLHIYSHTLLGSANGKFVEANGAQLYYEVYGEGEPLLMLHGNGQAMSSFVNQLEPFAKKFKVILVDCRARGNSSYPPGVPLNFDLLADDIAAFMDKIQVPKAHILGWSDGGIIGIVMALRHPEKVDRLVAMGANIFPEGVFGLDLMKEQVAIWEKENTDHHLDLAIDLLKLDMLYPQLTFEQLGAITSKTLIMAGDHDEIQPEHTLKMYQAIPDAELAILPDSSHFVPQQNPELFNATVMRFLTKSR; encoded by the coding sequence ATGGACTGTTTTCGCTACCTGCTTTCCGTCTTTCTGGTTTTGGGTGCCTGGCAGTCGGGAACGGCCCAAACCGCGGTGAAGCGGCAGGACTGGGCGTCGGTGTGCCAAACGCTGGATGCGACTCCGTATGCGGGGTATGAATTTCGTATGCGGGCGGCGATCCGGATGGAAAACGGACGCAAAGGATCGGTCGGGTCACTGTGGGCGCGCGTCGACAAAAGTGATGGTACAAATGGCTTTTTTAAGAATGCCGCCGATGTGATACGGGCTACGGGTGACTGGAAGGTGCAGGAAATTACCGGCACCCTCGACGCCACCGCTTCGTTGCTGAACGTCGGTGCCTATTGCCAGAACGGCGCCGATTATTACTACGATAACTTTACGTTGGAGGTGCGGAAGGGCAAGGAGAAGTGGAAAACCGTTCCCCTGCAAAACGCGGGTTTTGAACAAGGCAATCCGGAAACGGACGGCTGGAAAAGCGGCATTGGCACGACGGCCCTGTTTACGGTACAGGATTTCGCCTACGATTTCAGTACGACCCAACCTTTTGCGGGCTCGCGTTGCCTGCATATCTACAGCCATACCCTGCTGGGCAGCGCCAATGGAAAATTTGTAGAAGCCAATGGCGCCCAACTGTATTATGAAGTATACGGCGAAGGCGAACCCCTACTGATGTTACACGGCAACGGGCAGGCCATGTCGTCGTTCGTGAACCAGCTTGAGCCTTTTGCCAAGAAGTTTAAAGTGATACTGGTCGATTGCCGGGCGCGGGGCAATTCGTCTTACCCGCCGGGCGTACCCCTCAATTTTGACCTGCTGGCGGATGACATCGCGGCCTTTATGGATAAGATACAGGTTCCGAAAGCGCATATACTCGGCTGGAGCGACGGCGGGATCATCGGTATCGTGATGGCGCTTCGGCATCCGGAAAAAGTCGACCGTTTGGTGGCGATGGGTGCCAATATTTTCCCGGAAGGCGTCTTCGGACTCGATCTCATGAAAGAGCAGGTGGCGATATGGGAAAAGGAAAATACCGACCACCATCTCGATCTTGCCATCGACCTGCTCAAACTTGATATGCTCTATCCGCAACTGACGTTTGAGCAATTAGGTGCCATTACCTCCAAAACGCTGATCATGGCGGGTGACCACGATGAGATACAACCTGAACACACGCTGAAGATGTACCAGGCGATCCCGGATGCCGAACTGGCCATCCTGCCTGATTCGTCACATTTCGTACCGCAGCAAAATCCGGAATTGTTCAACGCGACGGTCATGCGTTTCCTTACCAAATCACGATGA
- the tpiA gene encoding triose-phosphate isomerase has protein sequence MRKKIVAGNWKMHKNAAETAALLGDLVDALPNGKEAQVIVAPTFVNLQAAVGFLDNTNIAVAAQNLHQAESGAFTGEISADMLKSVGVEWVILGHSERRAYFHETDALLADKVNTALRHDMTVIFCFGEELKERQSGQHFNVVENQLKDGLFHLDAAQWNQIVLAYEPVWAIGTGETASPEQAQEMHEFIRETIRSKYGNEVAADVSILYGGSVKPDNAREIFSKPDVDGGLIGGAALKASDFAAIVAAI, from the coding sequence ATGAGAAAAAAGATCGTAGCCGGAAACTGGAAAATGCATAAAAACGCCGCGGAGACCGCCGCTTTATTGGGGGATCTCGTCGATGCCCTGCCGAATGGAAAAGAAGCGCAGGTGATCGTGGCCCCCACTTTTGTGAACCTTCAGGCTGCGGTCGGGTTTCTGGACAATACCAACATCGCCGTTGCAGCCCAAAACCTGCACCAGGCCGAAAGCGGCGCCTTTACCGGCGAGATTTCGGCGGATATGCTGAAGAGCGTGGGTGTGGAATGGGTGATCCTAGGCCATTCAGAGCGCCGGGCCTACTTCCACGAAACCGATGCCTTACTGGCGGATAAGGTCAACACCGCGCTGCGGCACGACATGACGGTCATTTTTTGCTTTGGCGAGGAGCTTAAGGAACGCCAATCGGGGCAGCATTTCAATGTGGTGGAAAACCAACTGAAAGACGGTCTTTTCCATCTAGATGCGGCCCAATGGAACCAAATTGTACTGGCCTATGAGCCGGTATGGGCCATCGGGACCGGCGAAACCGCGAGTCCGGAGCAGGCACAGGAGATGCACGAATTCATCCGCGAGACCATCCGTTCGAAATACGGAAATGAGGTGGCGGCCGACGTATCCATCCTATACGGCGGAAGTGTGAAGCCCGACAACGCCCGTGAGATCTTCTCGAAACCGGATGTTGACGGCGGACTTATCGGCGGTGCCGCACTGAAAGCGTCGGATTTCGCTGCGATCGTTGCTGCTATTTAA
- a CDS encoding TlpA disulfide reductase family protein: protein MKHLFMSCIAVFAMVSCSNAQEKFSDKALTEPLFTLNDRSTTLADILAKHKGKTIVIEVWASWCGDCVKAMPQLKSLQAAHPEVDYVFISMDKTTDKWKEGVEKHQLKGAHFMAPDGMKGKFGTAIDLDWIPRYIIIDKNGKIITYRAIEKDFDAMDTTLNALKS from the coding sequence ATGAAACATCTATTTATGAGCTGCATCGCCGTATTCGCGATGGTCTCCTGCTCCAACGCCCAGGAAAAATTTTCCGACAAGGCCCTAACAGAACCGCTTTTTACCCTTAACGACCGTTCGACGACGCTGGCTGACATCCTGGCCAAACACAAAGGCAAGACGATTGTCATTGAAGTGTGGGCATCGTGGTGTGGCGACTGCGTAAAGGCAATGCCGCAACTGAAGTCGCTGCAGGCAGCGCATCCTGAGGTGGACTATGTGTTCATTTCAATGGACAAAACGACCGACAAATGGAAAGAAGGCGTGGAAAAACACCAGCTGAAAGGCGCCCATTTCATGGCTCCGGATGGCATGAAAGGAAAATTCGGGACTGCCATCGACCTCGATTGGATTCCGCGCTATATCATCATTGACAAAAACGGAAAAATCATCACCTACCGGGCTATCGAAAAAGACTTCGATGCCATGGATACAACTCTTAACGCACTTAAATCATGA
- a CDS encoding MauE/DoxX family redox-associated membrane protein, whose amino-acid sequence MKKQDIAWVLRIIVALLFLVSAVAKLYPSPYFAISTFEVKQLYPMGFTEEVARYFSRTLIGIEFALGVLLLQRHFLRTLVVPATFLLLLVFVVHLTIQTYVFGNGGNCGCFGELLPMTPVEAIIKNIVAMGLLGWLYALLPKTGERSHNAWVLSTGLLAFILMVFMLAPMQPVSQPLETNIPIAEDTLPEPTVADTTAAPEVTVAKTDTVAVEKPKTIDAPASQRSGYAAYFADVDKGKTTLCFFVPGCDHCRDAAKELTEMKRRNKNAPKIEILFMNEEAEKIPEFFEYAGATYPYKIIEIIPFWKLLGEGKDTPGVKYLWNGHEYVYYYGIEGNKFNAAAYEKLIHKPFAELAKP is encoded by the coding sequence ATGAAAAAACAGGACATTGCCTGGGTATTGCGGATCATAGTCGCGTTGCTGTTTCTGGTATCGGCGGTGGCGAAGCTCTACCCCTCGCCCTATTTTGCGATATCGACGTTCGAGGTGAAGCAATTGTACCCGATGGGCTTCACCGAGGAAGTGGCGCGGTATTTTTCGCGGACGCTGATCGGGATCGAGTTTGCCCTTGGGGTATTGCTGTTGCAACGGCATTTCCTGCGGACGCTGGTGGTGCCGGCAACGTTTCTGCTGCTGCTGGTTTTTGTCGTGCACCTTACCATTCAAACCTATGTCTTCGGAAATGGCGGCAACTGTGGCTGTTTCGGCGAATTGCTGCCGATGACGCCGGTGGAAGCCATTATCAAAAATATTGTTGCTATGGGCCTGTTGGGCTGGCTGTATGCTTTGTTACCGAAAACGGGAGAACGGAGCCACAATGCCTGGGTGTTGAGTACGGGGCTGCTGGCGTTCATCCTGATGGTGTTTATGCTGGCGCCGATGCAACCCGTGAGCCAGCCGCTTGAAACGAACATTCCGATTGCGGAAGATACCCTTCCAGAGCCGACGGTGGCCGACACCACGGCGGCACCTGAAGTGACGGTCGCGAAAACCGATACGGTCGCTGTGGAAAAACCCAAAACAATAGATGCGCCTGCCTCCCAACGTTCGGGTTATGCGGCGTATTTTGCCGATGTCGACAAAGGAAAAACGACCCTGTGTTTCTTCGTGCCGGGTTGTGACCACTGCCGTGACGCGGCCAAAGAACTGACGGAGATGAAGCGCCGGAATAAAAATGCGCCGAAGATCGAAATCCTGTTTATGAATGAAGAAGCGGAGAAGATTCCGGAGTTCTTCGAGTATGCGGGTGCGACCTATCCCTACAAAATCATCGAAATCATTCCGTTTTGGAAGTTGCTGGGCGAGGGTAAAGACACGCCCGGTGTGAAATACCTCTGGAACGGCCATGAATATGTTTACTATTACGGCATTGAAGGCAACAAATTCAATGCCGCGGCCTATGAAAAACTCATCCACAAACCCTTTGCGGAACTGGCCAAGCCCTAA
- a CDS encoding DUF1599 domain-containing protein: protein MVPTTVAYDKVIARCRSLFVNKMTDYGSAWRILRLPSLTDQIFIKAQRIRSLQENAVRKVDEGEASEFIGIINYSVMALIQLELGVVDQPDLDTERASALYDEKIHVTKTLMEAKNHDYGEAWREMRISSLTDLILQKLLRVKQIEDNKGKTLVSEGIDANYQDMINYAVFALILMGEGVDS from the coding sequence ATGGTTCCAACCACTGTTGCCTATGACAAGGTAATCGCCCGCTGCCGCAGCCTGTTCGTGAACAAGATGACCGACTATGGAAGCGCCTGGCGTATCCTGCGGTTGCCGTCGCTGACCGACCAGATTTTCATCAAAGCGCAACGCATCCGGAGCCTGCAGGAAAATGCGGTCCGGAAAGTCGACGAAGGCGAGGCGAGCGAGTTCATCGGTATCATCAACTATTCGGTCATGGCGCTGATCCAACTGGAACTGGGTGTGGTGGACCAACCGGACCTCGACACGGAACGGGCGTCGGCTTTGTACGATGAGAAAATCCATGTGACCAAAACGCTGATGGAGGCCAAAAACCATGATTATGGCGAGGCCTGGCGCGAGATGCGGATCAGTTCCCTCACCGACCTCATCCTGCAGAAACTGCTGCGGGTGAAGCAAATCGAAGACAACAAAGGCAAAACACTGGTATCGGAAGGTATTGATGCCAATTATCAGGATATGATCAACTATGCGGTGTTTGCGTTGATTTTGATGGGAGAAGGAGTTGATAGTTGA
- the folP gene encoding dihydropteroate synthase has product MTINCRGRLVDLSTPQVMGILNITPDSFYDGSRHQSTDAMLTQAGRMLEEGADFLDIGGYSTRPGATDISVSEECDRVVPVIEALTAAFPDALLSIDTFRAEVAQAAVAAGATMVNDVSAGQLDPDMLKTVAGLRVPYVMMHMRGTPQTMATLTDYEDIVGDILYYFSERIATARTLGISDLILDPGFGFAKTIAQNFELLRRLEEFQVAGLPLLCGLSRKSTIYKTLGGTADQALNGTTVLNTLALRNGAQILRVHDVKEAVEVVRLVDATRAGQEW; this is encoded by the coding sequence ATGACGATCAACTGCCGCGGACGCCTCGTCGACCTCTCAACCCCCCAGGTTATGGGCATCCTCAACATCACCCCCGATTCGTTCTACGACGGCAGCCGCCACCAGTCGACGGATGCCATGCTGACACAGGCCGGGCGCATGCTCGAAGAAGGCGCGGATTTCCTCGATATCGGCGGCTACTCCACACGGCCGGGAGCAACCGACATTTCCGTGTCAGAAGAATGCGACCGCGTAGTGCCGGTCATCGAAGCCCTCACAGCCGCTTTCCCCGATGCCCTGTTGTCAATCGATACCTTTCGGGCCGAAGTAGCGCAGGCTGCCGTCGCCGCCGGAGCGACGATGGTCAATGACGTGTCGGCCGGGCAACTCGATCCTGATATGCTCAAAACCGTGGCCGGCCTGCGGGTTCCGTATGTGATGATGCACATGCGCGGCACACCCCAAACGATGGCCACGTTAACCGATTACGAGGATATTGTAGGCGATATACTGTATTATTTCTCCGAACGCATCGCCACCGCCCGCACCCTCGGTATCAGCGACCTCATACTCGACCCGGGCTTCGGATTCGCCAAGACCATCGCGCAGAATTTCGAGTTGCTGCGCCGCCTGGAGGAGTTTCAGGTGGCCGGGTTGCCGCTGCTCTGCGGACTCTCCCGTAAATCGACCATCTATAAAACATTGGGAGGTACAGCCGACCAAGCACTCAATGGCACCACCGTGCTCAATACCCTCGCGCTCCGAAACGGGGCCCAAATCCTGCGGGTACACGATGTCAAGGAAGCGGTGGAAGTGGTTCGGTTGGTGGACGCGACGCGCGCCGGTCAGGAGTGGTGA
- the rlmH gene encoding 23S rRNA (pseudouridine(1915)-N(3))-methyltransferase RlmH: MNIRLIAIGKTDDKHLLALIDEYVKRLSFYVRFDLEILPDIKNAKNLSEAQQKEKEGEAILAKLQSSDHLILLDERGKSFSSVGFSEELQKRMNAGVRTLVFVIGGPYGFSDTVYRRANGMLSLSAMTFSHQMVRLFFVEQVYRAFTILKGEPYHHS, encoded by the coding sequence ATGAACATCCGCCTTATCGCCATTGGCAAGACCGACGACAAGCACCTGCTCGCCCTGATTGACGAGTATGTGAAACGGTTGTCTTTTTATGTACGCTTCGACCTCGAGATCCTTCCGGATATCAAGAACGCCAAAAACCTGTCAGAGGCCCAGCAAAAGGAAAAGGAAGGCGAGGCCATACTGGCGAAACTCCAATCATCTGACCATCTTATATTGCTCGATGAACGCGGCAAGTCGTTCTCGAGCGTGGGTTTTTCGGAGGAATTGCAAAAGCGGATGAATGCCGGTGTGCGCACACTGGTTTTCGTCATCGGCGGACCTTACGGCTTTTCGGACACGGTCTACCGCCGGGCCAACGGGATGCTGTCGTTGTCAGCGATGACGTTTTCCCACCAGATGGTGCGCCTGTTTTTCGTTGAGCAGGTTTACCGCGCCTTTACCATCCTGAAAGGCGAGCCCTATCACCACTCCTGA
- a CDS encoding helical backbone metal receptor produces MPRYTDMLGRDLYLDATPRRIVSLVPSQTELLYELGLEDRIVGITRFCVHPFHFKSVKKVVGGTKNVRIEKVAALSPDLIVCNKEENTEEMVKALSAIAPVWVSDVASLDDNYRLIQAFGELFNCRVEARKWEDKIRFAATDFERFMAEVPERKAAYFIWKEPWMAAGGGTFIHNMMTLNRFRNIYGERERYPEVIVPRIRLEGDPELVLLSSEPYPFKDEDAFEIGRRTHHAKTIFVDGEMFSWYGSRPLRAFAYFRQLQERLG; encoded by the coding sequence ATGCCGCGCTATACCGACATGCTGGGCCGTGACCTGTACCTCGACGCAACTCCGCGCCGCATTGTGTCGCTGGTACCCTCGCAAACCGAACTCCTTTATGAACTCGGACTCGAAGACCGCATCGTCGGCATCACCAGGTTCTGTGTACACCCGTTTCACTTCAAATCGGTGAAGAAGGTGGTGGGCGGTACCAAAAACGTCCGGATTGAAAAAGTAGCCGCCCTGTCACCCGACCTCATTGTCTGCAACAAAGAAGAGAATACCGAAGAGATGGTCAAAGCGCTCTCAGCCATTGCCCCCGTGTGGGTGTCCGACGTGGCCTCGCTCGACGATAACTACCGCCTCATACAGGCCTTTGGCGAACTGTTCAACTGCCGGGTAGAGGCGCGTAAATGGGAAGACAAGATCCGGTTTGCTGCCACCGACTTCGAACGGTTCATGGCGGAGGTGCCCGAACGTAAAGCGGCCTATTTTATCTGGAAGGAACCCTGGATGGCAGCCGGGGGCGGGACCTTTATCCACAACATGATGACGCTGAACCGCTTCAGGAATATCTACGGCGAACGCGAACGCTACCCCGAAGTCATCGTACCCCGCATCCGGCTCGAAGGCGACCCCGAACTGGTGCTGCTGTCGTCGGAACCGTATCCGTTCAAAGACGAAGATGCCTTTGAGATCGGACGGCGCACCCACCATGCCAAAACCATTTTCGTCGACGGGGAAATGTTCTCCTGGTACGGCTCGCGGCCACTGCGGGCGTTTGCGTACTTCCGGCAATTACAGGAGCGGTTGGGGTAA
- a CDS encoding DUF4197 domain-containing protein, with protein MKKLLYLLVLVPMVSQAQLKGILNQAKDKVKTATGTGGVDIAGGLREALQKGVNTQVTKLTAVDGFLKNDKVKILFPDELKKVETTLRKAGLGKLADDGVKALNRAAEDAVKEATPIFVDAIRKMTITDAKNILMGKNDAATQYLRTSTRAALYAKFSPIVQASLGKVGADQIWATLISKYNTIPLVTKVNPDITDYVTNKALDGVFVMIALEELNIRQRLDARTSPLLKKVFAMQDPK; from the coding sequence ATGAAAAAACTACTGTATCTGCTTGTGTTGGTGCCGATGGTATCACAGGCGCAACTCAAAGGTATCCTCAACCAGGCGAAAGACAAAGTAAAAACGGCGACAGGCACCGGCGGGGTGGATATCGCAGGCGGATTGCGGGAAGCGCTGCAAAAAGGCGTGAACACCCAGGTGACGAAACTCACGGCGGTGGACGGCTTCCTGAAAAACGACAAGGTGAAGATCCTCTTTCCAGATGAACTCAAAAAAGTGGAAACCACCCTTCGCAAGGCGGGGTTAGGCAAACTGGCCGACGATGGGGTGAAGGCGCTGAACCGTGCGGCGGAAGATGCGGTGAAGGAAGCAACGCCGATTTTTGTGGATGCCATCCGGAAGATGACCATCACCGATGCGAAGAACATCCTGATGGGAAAGAACGACGCCGCGACGCAGTACCTCCGTACCAGCACCCGCGCCGCGCTGTACGCGAAGTTCAGTCCGATCGTTCAGGCCTCCCTCGGTAAAGTCGGAGCCGACCAAATCTGGGCGACCCTCATTTCGAAGTATAATACGATTCCGCTGGTAACGAAAGTAAATCCGGATATCACCGACTATGTCACGAACAAAGCGCTGGACGGTGTGTTTGTAATGATTGCGTTGGAAGAGCTGAACATCCGGCAACGACTCGACGCGCGTACCTCTCCCCTGCTGAAAAAAGTGTTTGCGATGCAGGATCCTAAGTAG
- a CDS encoding OsmC family protein: protein MPTTLLEKDLEASIGLQKYYVSVAWRNGTLVMDEPEKIGGRDLGPDPYTTLLASLAGCTLSTLRMYVDRKQWDIPEMRVTLNMYHDTDTHTVITRQLAFPGVSDPATLERLIVIAKKCPVSKILENQITIQTTT, encoded by the coding sequence ATGCCAACCACGTTACTTGAAAAAGACCTGGAGGCCTCGATTGGCCTGCAGAAATATTATGTTTCCGTCGCCTGGCGGAACGGCACGCTCGTCATGGACGAACCCGAGAAGATCGGCGGACGTGACCTTGGGCCCGATCCGTATACGACCTTACTCGCCTCGCTGGCGGGTTGTACGCTGTCGACGCTTCGGATGTATGTCGACCGCAAACAGTGGGACATACCCGAAATGCGGGTGACGTTGAATATGTACCACGACACCGATACGCATACCGTCATCACAAGACAGCTCGCATTCCCGGGCGTGTCAGATCCCGCCACCCTCGAGCGCCTGATCGTCATCGCGAAAAAGTGCCCGGTCTCGAAAATCCTGGAAAACCAGATCACCATTCAAACTACTACCTAA
- a CDS encoding GNAT family N-acetyltransferase: MDIQHEDNGTKGRFFVAENGKTLAEMTYTWAGTDRIIIDHTEVSDVLRGKNVGKQLVMGAVNMARDKKISIIPLCPFANSVFKKTPDIQDVL, from the coding sequence ATGGACATACAACACGAAGACAATGGCACCAAAGGCCGCTTTTTTGTCGCCGAAAACGGCAAGACCCTGGCCGAAATGACCTACACCTGGGCCGGCACCGACCGGATCATCATCGACCACACCGAAGTCAGCGATGTGCTGCGCGGTAAGAACGTCGGGAAACAACTCGTAATGGGCGCCGTGAATATGGCCCGCGATAAGAAAATCTCCATCATCCCGCTGTGCCCGTTCGCTAATAGTGTATTCAAAAAGACGCCCGACATACAAGACGTCCTCTAA
- a CDS encoding (4Fe-4S)-binding protein — translation MDKNNIRKEYSNGDITIVWQAGLCIHSGNCVRNSPNVFQPKTQPWIKPEADSSEHIMQTIDKCPSGALSYIRKAPENYSNLVEALDALRAQGYTEDFNLKQNCLECRNGEYKIFHDEFHIDKSFRFDANTDPDDESILYAISSEKYQLKGVLVNGYGNSSEPLTDEMLDKLR, via the coding sequence ATGGATAAGAACAACATCAGGAAAGAATACAGCAACGGCGATATCACCATCGTGTGGCAGGCCGGCCTTTGCATCCATTCCGGCAACTGCGTCCGGAACAGCCCGAACGTCTTCCAGCCCAAAACCCAACCCTGGATCAAACCCGAAGCCGATTCGTCCGAACACATCATGCAGACCATCGACAAATGCCCGTCAGGTGCCTTGTCCTACATCCGCAAAGCCCCCGAGAACTACAGCAACCTCGTCGAAGCCCTCGACGCACTGCGCGCACAGGGTTATACCGAAGACTTCAACCTCAAACAAAATTGCCTCGAATGCCGCAACGGTGAGTACAAGATTTTCCACGATGAATTCCACATCGACAAATCCTTCCGCTTCGATGCCAACACCGACCCCGACGACGAAAGCATCCTCTACGCCATTTCGTCAGAGAAATACCAACTAAAAGGCGTATTGGTCAATGGCTACGGCAACAGTTCGGAACCGCTGACGGATGAGATGTTGGATAAGTTGCGGTAG
- a CDS encoding transposase — protein MEQEGKLANCQHEGKQSHFDPRLIAKIVSEVEAGLPRKEANRIYGLGKSTLCIWMRKYGSSHYHEKIKRRSYTKLQKRTIVSAVEQGRMSISEACSAYGIKDAKLIRAWLLKYREEKVDICTVIPSVMSKKPALKDAAEVESLRKALQEAEMKIKALNTLIDVAEEQLKIDIRKKPGARQSSK, from the coding sequence ATGGAACAAGAAGGAAAATTGGCTAATTGCCAGCACGAGGGAAAACAAAGTCATTTTGATCCTCGATTAATTGCAAAGATTGTAAGTGAGGTTGAGGCGGGTTTGCCTCGCAAGGAGGCCAACCGGATTTATGGCCTTGGAAAAAGTACTTTGTGCATTTGGATGCGCAAATATGGTTCGAGTCACTATCACGAGAAGATAAAGCGCCGGAGCTATACAAAATTGCAAAAGCGCACCATTGTCAGCGCTGTAGAACAGGGTAGAATGAGTATCAGTGAAGCGTGTAGCGCTTATGGTATAAAAGACGCGAAGTTGATTCGTGCCTGGCTTTTGAAATACAGGGAAGAAAAAGTGGATATTTGTACTGTAATCCCATCGGTCATGTCCAAGAAGCCCGCCCTGAAGGATGCTGCAGAAGTCGAATCGCTCCGCAAGGCGCTGCAGGAAGCTGAGATGAAGATCAAGGCATTGAACACCCTTATCGATGTTGCCGAAGAACAGCTTAAAATTGATATCAGAAAAAAGCCTGGTGCCAGGCAGTCCTCAAAATGA